Proteins co-encoded in one Saccharomyces cerevisiae S288C chromosome II, complete sequence genomic window:
- the SUS1 gene encoding Sus1p (Global transcriptional regulator, component of SAGA, TREX-2 complexes; interacts with RNA polymerase II; involved in mRNA export coupled transcription activation and elongation; involved in post-transcriptional tethering of active genes to nuclear periphery and to non-nascent mRNP; plays role in negatively regulating telomere length through modulation of H2BK123 mono-ubiquitination and its interaction with nuclear pore complex): MTMDTAQLKSQIQQYLVESGNYELISNELKARLLQEGWVDKVKDLTKSEMNINESTNFTQILSTVEPKALEMVSDSTRETVLKQIREFLEEIVDTQ, translated from the exons ATGACTATGGATACTGCGCAATTAAAGAGTCAAATACAACAATATCTTGTAGAATCAGGAAACTATGAACT AATTTCAAACGAACTAAAAGCCAGACTACTTCAAGAAGGTTGGGTGGATAAAGTCAAAGATTTGACCAAATCAGAGATGAACATAAATGAATCTACGAACTTTACCCAAATTTTATCCACCGTAGAACCCAAAGCATTAG aaaTGGTATCGGATTCAACAAGGGAAACCGTTTTAAAGCAAATAAGGGAATTTCTTGAAGAGATTGTAGATACACAATGA
- the CYC8 gene encoding transcription regulator CYC8 (Transcriptional regulator; functions primarily as a transcriptional co-repressor with Tup1p but can also function as a transcriptional co-activator with Tup1p that recruits the SWI/SNF and SAGA complexes to promoters; target genes may be uniquely repressed by Cyc8p or Tup1p, subject to redundant repression, or in some cases de-repression of target genes in a cyc8 mutant is dependent upon TUP1 and vice versa; can form the prion [OCT+]), producing the protein MNPGGEQTIMEQPAQQQQQQQQQQQQQQQQAAVPQQPLDPLTQSTAETWLSIASLAETLGDGDRAAMAYDATLQFNPSSAKALTSLAHLYRSRDMFQRAAELYERALLVNPELSDVWATLGHCYLMLDDLQRAYNAYQQALYHLSNPNVPKLWHGIGILYDRYGSLDYAEEAFAKVLELDPHFEKANEIYFRLGIIYKHQGKWSQALECFRYILPQPPAPLQEWDIWFQLGSVLESMGEWQGAKEAYEHVLAQNQHHAKVLQQLGCLYGMSNVQFYDPQKALDYLLKSLEADPSDATTWYHLGRVHMIRTDYTAAYDAFQQAVNRDSRNPIFWCSIGVLYYQISQYRDALDAYTRAIRLNPYISEVWYDLGTLYETCNNQLSDALDAYKQAARLDVNNVHIRERLEALTKQLENPGNINKSNGAPTNASPAPPPVILQPTLQPNDQGNPLNTRISAQSANATASMVQQQHPAQQTPINSSATMYSNGASPQLQAQAQAQAQAQAQAQAQAQAQAQAQAQAQAQAQAQAQAQAQAQAHAQAQAQAQAQAQAQAQAQAQQQQQQQQQQQQQQQQQQQQQQQQQQQQQQQLQPLPRQQLQQKGVSVQMLNPQQGQPYITQPTVIQAHQLQPFSTQAMEHPQSSQLPPQQQQLQSVQHPQQLQGQPQAQAPQPLIQHNVEQNVLPQKRYMEGAIHTLVDAAVSSSTHTENNTKSPRQPTHAIPTQAPATGITNAEPQVKKQKLNSPNSNINKLVNTATSIEENAKSEVSNQSPAVVESNTNNTSQEEKPVKANSIPSVIGAQEPPQEASPAEEATKAASVSPSTKPLNTEPESSSVQPTVSSESSTTKANDQSTAETIELSTATVPAEASPVEDEVRQHSKEENGTTEASAPSTEEAEPAASRDAEKQQDETAATTITVIKPTLETMETVKEEAKMREEEQTSQEKSPQENTLPRENVVRQVEEDENYDD; encoded by the coding sequence ATGAATCCGGGCGGTGAACAAACAATAATGGAACAACCCGctcaacagcaacaacaacagcaacaacaacagcagcaacagcaacagcaggCAGCAGTTCCTCAGCAGCCACTCGACCCATTAACACAATCAACTGCGGAAACTTGGCTCTCCATTGCTTCTTTGGCAGAAACCCTTGGTGATGGCGACAGGGCCGCAATGGCATATGACGCCACTTTACAGTTCAATCCCTCATCTGCAAAGGCTTTAACATCTTTGGCTCACTTGTACCGTTCCAGAGACATGTTCCAAAGAGCTGCAGAATTATATGAAAGAGCACTTTTGGTAAATCCCGAACTATCAGATGTGTGGGCTACTTTAGGTCATTGTTATCTGATGCTGGATGATCTGCAAAGAGCTTACAATGCCTATCAACAGGCTCTCTACCACCTCAGTAATCCCAACGTACCGAAATTATGGCATGGAATCGGCATTCTTTATGACAGATATGGTTCGCTCGACTATGCCGAAGAAGCTTTTGCCAAAGTTTTGGAATTGGACCCtcattttgaaaaggcaAACGAAATTTACTTCAGACTAGGTATTATTTATAAACATCAGGGTAAATGGTCTCAAGCTTTGGAATGCTTCAGATACATTCTCCCTCAACCTCCTGCTCCCTTGCAGGAGTGGGACATATGGTTTCAGTTGGGTAGTGTTTTGGAGAGTATGGGAGAGTGGCAAGGTGCGAAGGAAGCCTACGAGCATGTCTTGGCTCAAAATCAACATCATGCCAAAGTATTACAACAATTAGGTTGTCTTTACGGTATGAGTAACGTACAATTTTATGACCCTCAAAAGGCATTGGATTATCTTCTAAAGTCGTTAGAAGCAGATCCCTCCGATGCCACTACATGGTACCATCTCGGTAGAGTGCATATGATTAGAACAGATTATACTGCCGCATATGATGCTTTCCAACAAGCTGTTAATAGAGATTCAAGAAACCCTATCTTTTGGTGCTCAATCGGTGTTTTATATTACCAAATTTCTCAATACAGAGACGCCTTAGACGCGTACACAAGAGCCATAAGATTAAATCCTTATATTAGTGAAGTTTGGTACGATCTAGGTACTCTTTACGAAACTTGTAACAACCAATTATCTGACGCCCTTGATGCGTATAAGCAAGCTGCAAGACTGGACGTAAATAATGTTCACATAAGAGAAAGATTAGAAGCTTTAACAAAGCAGTTAGAAAACCCAGGCAATATAAACAAATCGAACGGTGCGCCAACGAATGCCTCTCCTGCCCCACCTCCTGTGATTTTACAACCTACCTTACAACCTAATGATCAAGGAAATCCTTTGAACACTAGAATTTCAGCCCAATCTGCCAATGCTACTGCTTCAATGGTACAACAACAGCATCCTGCTCAACAAACGCCTATTAACTCTTCTGCAACAATGTACAGTAATGGAGCTTCCCCTCAATTACAAGCTCAAGCTCAAGCTCAAGCTCAAGCACAAGCTCAAGCACAAGCACAAGCTCAAGCACAAGCACAAGCACAAGCGCAAGCACAAGCACAAGCACAGGCGCAAGCACAGGCACAAGCACAAGCACAAGCACATGCACAAGCGCAAGCACAAGCACAAGCACAGGCACAAGCACAAGCACAGGCGCAGgcacaacaacaacaacaacaacagcaacaacaacaacaacaacaacaacaacaacaacaacaacaacaacaacaacaacaacaacagcagcagcaattACAGCCCCTACCAAGACAACAGCTGCAGCAAAAGGGAGTTTCTGTGCAAATGTTAAATCCTCAACAAGGGCAACCATATATCACACAGCCAACAGTCATACAAGCTCACCAACTGCAACCATTTTCTACACAAGCTATGGAACATCCGCAAAGCTCTCAACTGCCACctcaacagcaacaactACAATCTGTTCAACATCCACAACAACTTCAAGGCCAGCCTCAAGCCCAAGCTCCCCAACCTTTAATCCAGCATAACGTGGAACAGAACGTTTTACCTCAAAAGAGATACATGGAAGGTGCAATCCACACTTTAGTAGATGCCGCCGTATCCAGTAGCACCCACACAGAGAATAACACAAAGTCTCCTCGTCAACCAACCCATGCCATTCCAACGCAAGCTCCCGCAACAGGAATAACGAACGCTGAACCACAGGTAAAGAAGCAAAAGTTGAACTCTCCAAATTCAAACATCAACAAATTAGTAAATACTGCTACTtccattgaagaaaatgcaaAATCTGAGGTGAGCAACCAATCGCCAGCAGTAGTGGAGTCTAATACCAATAATACTtcacaagaagaaaaacctGTAAAAGCAAACTCAATACCTTCAGTAATTGGCGCACAGGAACCTCCACAGGAAGCTAGTCCTGCTGAAGAAGCTACCAAAGCAGCTTCTGTTTCTCCTTCTACAAAACCGCTTAATACGGAACCAGAGTCATCTAGTGTCCAACCAACTGTATCATCAGAAAgttcaacaacaaaagcaaatgACCAAAGCACTGCTGAGACCATAGAACTTTCTACTGCTACTGTTCCTGCAGAAGCAAGCCCTGTAGAAGACGAAGTAAGACAGCATTCTAAAGAGGAAAACGGCACAACTGAAGCATCTGCACCTTCTACTGAAGAGGCGGAGCCAGCAGCTTCCAGAGATGCTGAAAAACAACAAGATGAAACCGCTGCTACAACGATAACTGTAATCAAACCTACTTTGGAAACAATGGAAACAGTGAAAGAGGAGGCCAAAATGCGTGAGGAAGAGCAAACATCTCAAGAAAAATCCCCACAGGAGAACACACTTCCAAGAGAAAATGTAGTAAGGCAAgtggaagaagatgaaaactaCGACGACTAA
- the RAD16 gene encoding DNA repair protein RAD16 (Nucleotide excision repair (NER) protein; binds damaged DNA during NER; binds DNA in an ATP-dependent manner (with Rad7p) during NER; required for NER of non-transcribed chromatin; subunit of Nucleotide Excision Repair Factor 4 (NEF4) and the Elongin-Cullin-Socs (ECS) ligase complex): protein MQEGGFIRRRRTRSTKKSVNYNELSDDDTAVKNSKTLQLKGNSENVNDSQDEEYRDDATLVKSPDDDDKDFIIDLTGSDKERTATDENTHAIKNDNDEIIEIKEERDVSDDDEPLTKKRKTTARKKKKKTSTKKKSPKVTPYERNTLRLYEHHPELRNVFTDLKNAPPYVPQRSKQPDGMTIKLLPFQLEGLHWLISQEESIYAGGVLADEMGMGKTIQTIALLMNDLTKSPSLVVAPTVALMQWKNEIEQHTKGQLKIYIYHGASRTTDIKDLQGYDVVLTTYAVLESVFRKQNYGFRRKNGLFKQPSVLHNIDFYRVILDEAHNIKDRQSNTARAVNNLKTQKRWCLSGTPLQNRIGEMYSLIRFLNINPFTKYFCTKCDCASKDWKFTDRMHCDHCSHVIMQHTNFFNHFMLKNIQKFGVEGPGLESFNNIQTLLKNIMLRRTKVERADDLGLPPRIVTVRRDFFNEEEKDLYRSLYTDSKRKYNSFVEEGVVLNNYANIFTLITRMRQLADHPDLVLKRLNNFPGDDIGVVICQLCNDEAEEPIESKCHHKFCRLCIKEYVESFMENNNKLTCPVCHIGLSIDLSQPALEVDLDSFKKQSIVSRLNMSGKWQSSTKIEALVEELYKLRSNKRTIKSIVFSQFTSMLDLVEWRLKRAGFQTVKLQGSMSPTQRDETIKYFMNNIQCEVFLVSLKAGGVALNLCEASQVFILDPWWNPSVEWQSGDRVHRIGQYRPVKITRFCIEDSIEARIIELQEKKANMIHATINQDEAAISRLTPADLQFLFNN from the coding sequence ATGCAAGAAGGGGGCTTTATCCGTAGAAGGCGTACGAGAAGTACGAAAAAAAGTGTTAATTATAATGAACTAAGCGATGACGATACAGCTGTGAAAAACTCAAAAACTCTGCAGCTGAAAGGGAACAGCGAAAACGTAAATGACAGCCAAGATGAAGAATACCGTGATGATGCTACGCTCGTGAAATCACCCGACGACGATGACAAAGATTTTATCATAGACCTAACAGGTTCAGATAAAGAGCGGACCGCCACCGATGAGAATACTCATGCGATCAAGAATGATAATGACGAGATAATAGAAATCAAGGAGGAACGTGATGTTTCGGATGACGACGAACCGttaacaaagaaaaggaagacaACTGCtaggaagaagaagaaaaaaacgaGCACCAAGAAAAAGTCACCGAAGGTAACCCCATATGAAAGAAACACTTTGCGATTATATGAGCATCATCCTGAACTAAGGAATGTTTTCAcggatttgaaaaatgcacCTCCCTATGTCCCCCAAAGATCCAAGCAGCCGGATGGTATGACCATCAAACTGCTACCTTTCCAGTTAGAAGGTCTTCATTGGCTAATATCTCAAGAGGAGAGCATTTATGCGGGCGGTGTTTTGGCAGACGAAATGGGTATGGGTAAGACCATCCAAACTATTGCCCTATTAATGAACGATTTGACTAAGTCTCCGTCTTTAGTTGTTGCCCCTACCGTGGCGCTGATGCAGTGGAAAAACGAAATAGAACAACATACAAAGGGACAACTGaaaatatacatttatCACGGTGCTTCCAGAACCACGgatatcaaagatttgCAAGGCTACGATGTTGTACTAACCACTTACGCAGTGCTGGAATCGGTATTCAGAAAGCAAAACTACGGGTTTAGAAGGAAAAATGGACTTTTCAAGCAGCCTTCCGTATTGCATAATATTGACTTTTATAGAGTTATTCTGGATGAGGCACACAATATCAAGGATAGACAAAGCAATACTGCTAGGGCTGTAAACAACTTAAAAACGCAAAAGCGATGGTGCCTGTCGGGTACTCCGCTGCAAAATAGAATTGGTGAGATGTATTCTTTGATCAGATTCTTAAATATCAATCCTTTCACAAAGTACTTTTGTACCAAGTGTGATTGCGCTTCGAAGGACTGGAAATTTACGGATCGCATGCATTGTGACCATTGTAGTCACGTCATTATGCAACACACGAATTTCTTCAACCATTTCATGTTGAAGAACATTCAGAAATTTGGTGTGGAAGGTCCTGGTTTAGAGTCTTTTAATAACATTCAgacattattgaaaaacatcATGCTGCGAAGAACTAAAGTGGAAAGAGCGGATGACTTGGGTCTACCGCCCAGAATTGTTACCGTGAGGAGAGACTTCTTcaatgaagaggaaaaagatCTTTACAGAAGTTTATACACAGATTCTAAAAGGAAGTATAATTCCTTTGTTGAGGAGGGTGTTGTTCTAAACAATTATGCAAACATTTTCACCCTAATCACAAGAATGAGGCAACTGGCAGATCATCCTGATTtagttttgaaaagattaaacAATTTTCCTGGCGATGATATCGGCGTCGTGATCTGCCAATTATGTAACGATGAAGCTGAGGAGCCCATTGAATCTAAATGTCACCATAAGTTCTGTCGTTTATGCATCAAAGAATATGTGGAATCTTTCATggaaaacaacaataaaCTTACTTGTCCTGTTTGTCATATCGGGCTAAGTATCGATTTGTCTCAACCTGCTTTGGAAGTGGACCTTGATTCCTTCAAAAAGCAAAGTATTGTTAGCCGTCTAAACATGAGTGGCAAGTGGCAATCATCAACGAAAATCGAAGCACTTGTGGAAGAACTATACAAACTGAGAAGCAACAAGAGAACGATTAAATCCATTGTGTTTTCCCAGTTTACCAGTATGCTGGATCTGGTAGAGTGGAGATTGAAAAGAGCTGGATTTCAAACAGTGAAGCTTCAGGGTAGTATGTCACCGACGCAAAGAGATGAAACCATCAAGTATTTCATGAACAACATTCAATGCGAGGTTTTCTTGGTCAGTTTAAAGGCGGGCGGTGTTGCTTTGAATCTTTGTGAAGCTTCGCAAGTATTCATTTTAGACCCATGGTGGAACCCTAGTGTTGAATGGCAAAGTGGTGATAGAGTTCATAGAATTGGTCAGTATCGACCTGTGAAGATCACAAGGTTTTGCATTGAGGATAGTATAGAAGCAAGAATCATTGAAttacaggaaaaaaaggcaaataTGATTCATGCTACAATAAACCAAGATGAAGCTGCCATTAGCAGACTAACGCCAGCTGATTTACAGTTCTTATTCAATAActaa
- the LYS2 gene encoding L-aminoadipate-semialdehyde dehydrogenase (Alpha aminoadipate reductase; catalyzes the reduction of alpha-aminoadipate to alpha-aminoadipate 6-semialdehyde, which is the fifth step in biosynthesis of lysine; activation requires posttranslational phosphopantetheinylation by Lys5p): MTNEKVWIEKLDNPTLSVLPHDFLRPQQEPYTKQATYSLQLPQLDVPHDSFSNKYAVALSVWAALIYRVTGDDDIVLYIANNKILRFNIQPTWSFNELYSTINNELNKLNSIEANFSFDELAEKIQSCQDLERTPQLFRLAFLENQDFKLDEFKHHLVDFALNLDTSNNAHVLNLIYNSLLYSNERVTIVADQFTQYLTAALSDPSNCITKISLITASSKDSLPDPTKNLGWCDFVGCIHDIFQDNAEAFPERTCVVETPTLNSDKSRSFTYRDINRTSNIVAHYLIKTGIKRGDVVMIYSSRGVDLMVCVMGVLKAGATFSVIDPAYPPARQTIYLGVAKPRGLIVIRAAGQLDQLVEDYINDELEIVSRINSIAIQENGTIEGGKLDNGEDVLAPYDHYKDTRTGVVVGPDSNPTLSFTSGSEGIPKGVLGRHFSLAYYFNWMSKRFNLTENDKFTMLSGIAHDPIQRDMFTPLFLGAQLYVPTQDDIGTPGRLAEWMSKYGCTVTHLTPAMGQLLTAQATTPFPKLHHAFFVGDILTKRDCLRLQTLAENCRIVNMYGTTETQRAVSYFEVKSKNDDPNFLKKLKDVMPAGKGMLNVQLLVVNRNDRTQICGIGEIGEIYVRAGGLAEGYRGLPELNKEKFVNNWFVEKDHWNYLDKDNGEPWRQFWLGPRDRLYRTGDLGRYLPNGDCECCGRADDQVKIRGFRIELGEIDTHISQHPLVRENITLVRKNADNEPTLITFMVPRFDKPDDLSKFQSDVPKEVETDPIVKGLIGYHLLSKDIRTFLKKRLASYAMPSLIVVMDKLPLNPNGKVDKPKLQFPTPKQLNLVAENTVSETDDSQFTNVEREVRDLWLSILPTKPASVSPDDSFFDLGGHSILATKMIFTLKKKLQVDLPLGTIFKYPTIKAFAAEIDRIKSSGGSSQGEVVENVTANYAEDAKKLVETLPSSYPSREYFVEPNSAEGKTTINVFVTGVTGFLGSYILADLLGRSPKNYSFKVFAHVRAKDEEAAFARLQKAGITYGTWNEKFASNIKVVLGDLSKSQFGLSDEKWMDLANTVDIIIHNGALVHWVYPYAKLRDPNVISTINVMSLAAVGKPKFFDFVSSTSTLDTEYYFNLSDKLVSEGKPGILESDDLMNSASGLTGGYGQSKWAAEYIIRRAGERGLRGCIVRPGYVTGASANGSSNTDDFLLRFLKGSVQLGKIPDIENSVNMVPVDHVARVVVATSLNPPKENELAVAQVTGHPRILFKDYLYTLHDYGYDVEIESYSKWKKSLEASVIDRNEENALYPLLHMVLDNLPESTKAPELDDRNAVASLKKDTAWTGVDWSNGIGVTPEEVGIYIAFLNKVGFLPPPTHNDKLPLPSIELTQAQISLVASGAGARGSSAAA, translated from the coding sequence ATGACTAACGAAAAGGTCTGGATAGAGAAGTTGGATAATCCAACTCTTTCAGTGTTACCACATGACTTTTTACGCCCACAACAAGAACCTTATACGAAACAAGCTACATATTCGTTACAGCTACCTCAGCTCGATGTGCCTCATGATAGTTTTTCTAACAAATACGCTGTCGCTTTGAGTGTATGGGCTGCATTGATATATAGAGTAACCGGTGACGATGATATTGTTCTTTATATTGCGAATAACAAAATCTTAAGATTCAATATTCAACCAACGTGGTCATTTAATGAGCTGTATTCTACAATTAACAATGAGTTGAACAAGCTCAATTCTATTGAGGccaatttttcctttgacGAGCtagctgaaaaaattcaaagttGCCAAGATCTGGAAAGGACCCCTCAGTTGTTCCGTTTGGCCTTTTTGGAAAACcaagatttcaaattaGACGAGTTCAAGCATCATTTAGTGGACTTTGCTTTGAATTTGGATACCAGTAATAATGCGCATGTTTTGAACTTAATTTATAACAGCTTACTGTATTCGAATGAAAGAGTAACCATTGTTGCGGACCAATTTACTCAATATTTGACTGCTGCGCTAAGCGATCCATCCAATTGCATAACTAAAATCTCTCTGATCACCGCATCATCCAAGGATAGTTTACCTGATCCAACTAAGAACTTGGGCTGGTGCGATTTCGTGGGGTGTATTCACGACATTTTCCAGGACAATGCTGAAGCCTTCCCAGAGAGAACCTGTGTTGTGGAGACTCCAACACTAAATTCCGACAAGTCCCGTTCTTTCACTTATCGCGACATCAACCGCACTTCTAACATAGTTGCCCATTATTTGATTAAAACAGGTATCAAAAGAGGTGATGTAGTGATGATCTATTCTTCTAGGGGTGTGGATTTGATGGTATGTGTGATGGGTGTCTTGAAAGCCGGCGCAACCTTTTCAGTTATCGACCCTGCATATCCCCCAGCCAGACAAACCATTTACTTAGGTGTTGCTAAACCACGTGGGTTGATTGTTATTAGAGCTGCTGGACAATTGGATCAACTAGTAGAAGATTACATCAATGATGAATTGGAGATTGTTTCAAGAATCAATTCCATCGctattcaagaaaatggtaCCATTGAAGGTGGCAAATTGGACAATGGCGAGGATGTTTTGGCTCCATATGATCACTACAAAGACACCAGAACAGGTGTTGTAGTTGGACCAGATTCCAACCCAACCCTATCTTTCACATCTGGTTCCGAAGGTATTCCTAAGGGTGTTCTTGGTAGACATTTTTCCTTGGCTTATTATTTCAATTGGATGTCCAAAAGGTTCAACTTAacagaaaatgataaattcACAATGCTGAGCGGTATTGCACATGATCCAATTCAAAGAGATATGTTTACACCATTATTTTTAGGTGCCCAATTGTATGTCCCTACTCAAGATGATATTGGTACACCGGGCCGTTTAGCGGAATGGATGAGTAAGTATGGTTGCACAGTTACCCATTTAACACCTGCCATGGGTCAATTACTTACTGCCCAAGCTACTACACCATTCCCTAAGTTACATCATGCGTTCTTTGTGGGTGACATTTTAACAAAACGTGATTGTCTGAGGTTACAAACCTTGGCAGAAAATTGCCGTATTGTTAATATGTACGGTACCACTGAAACACAGCGTGCAGTTTCTTATTTCGAAGTtaaatcaaaaaatgacgatccaaactttttgaaaaaattgaaagatgTCATGCCTGCTGGTAAAGGTATGTTGAACGTTCAGCTACTAGTTGTTAACAGGAACGATCGTACTCAAATATGTGGTATTGGCGAAATAGGTGAGATTTATGTTCGTGCAGGTGGTTTGGCCGAAGGTTATAGAGGATTACCAGAAttgaataaagaaaaatttgtgaACAACTGgtttgttgaaaaagatcACTGGAATTATTTGGATAAGGATAATGGTGAACCTTGGAGACAATTCTGGTTAGGTCCAAGAGATAGATTGTACAGAACGGGTGATTTAGGTCGTTATCTACCAAACGGTGACTGTGAATGTTGCGGTAGGGCTGATGATCAAGTTAAAATTCGTGGGTTCAGAATCGAATTAGGAGAAATAGATACGCACATTTCCCAACATCCATTGGTAAGAGAAAACATTACTTTAGTTCGCAAAAATGCCGACAATGAGCCAACATTGATCACATTTATGGTCCCAAGATTTGACAAGCCAGATGACTTGTCTAAGTTCCAAAGTGATGTTCCAAAGGAGGTTGAAACTGACCCTATAGTTAAGGGCTTAATCGGTTACCATCTTTTATCCAAGGACATCAGGACTttcttaaagaaaagattgGCTAGCTATGCTATGCCTTCCTTGATTGTGGTTATGGATAAACTACCATTGAATCCAAATGGTAAAGTTGATAAGCCTAAACTTCAATTCCCAACTCCCAAGCAATTAAATTTGGTAGCTGAAAATACAGTTTCTGAAACTGACGACTCTCAGTTTACCAATGTTGAGCGCGAGGTTAGAGACTTATGGTTAAGTATATTACCTACCAAGCCAGCATCTGTATCACCAGATGATTCGTTTTTCGATTTAGGTGGTCATTCTATCTTGGCTACCAAAATGATTTTTAccttaaagaaaaagctgcAAGTTGATTTACCATTGGGCACAATTTTCAAGTATCCAACGATAAAGGCCTTTGCCGCGGAAATTGACAGAATTAAATCATCGGGTGGATCATCTCAAGGTGAGGTCGTCGAAAATGTCACTGCAAATTATGCGGAAGACGCCAAGAAATTGGTTGAGACGCTACCAAGTTCGTACCCCTCTCgagaatattttgttgAACCTAATAGTGCCGAAGGAAAAACAACAATTAATGTGTTTGTTACCGGTGTCACAGGATTTCTGGGCTCCTACATCCTTGCAGATTTGTTAGGACGTTCTCCAAAGAACTACAGTTTCAAAGTGTTTGCCCACGTCAGGGCCAAGGATGAAGAAGCTGCATTTGCAAGATTACAAAAGGCAGGTATCACCTATGGTACTTGGAACGAAAAATTTGCCTCAAATATTAAAGTTGTATTAGGCGATTTATCTAAAAGCCAATTTGGTCTTTCAGATGAGAAGTGGATGGATTTGGCAAACACAGTTGATATAATTATCCATAATGGTGCGTTAGTTCACTGGGTTTATCCATATGCCAAATTGAGGGATCCAAATGTTATTTCAACTATCAATGTTATGAGCTTAGCCGCCGTCGGCAAGCCAAAGTTCTTTGACTTTGTTTCCTCCACTTCTACTCTTGACACTGAATACTACTTTAATTTGTCAGATAAACTTGTTAGCGAAGGGAAGCCAGGCATTTTAGAATCAGACGATTTAATGAACTCTGCAAGCGGGCTCACTGGTGGATATGGTCAGTCCAAATGGGCTGCTGAGTACATCATTAGACGTGCAGGTGAAAGGGGCCTACGTGGGTGTATTGTCAGACCAGGTTACGTAACAGGTGCCTCTGCCAATGGTTCTTCAAACACAGATGATTTCTTATTgagatttttgaaaggTTCAGTCCAATTAGGTAAGATTCCAGATATCGAAAATTCCGTGAATATGGTTCCAGTAGATCATGTTGCTCgtgttgttgttgctaCGTCTTTGAATCCTcccaaagaaaatgaattgGCCGTTGCTCAAGTAACGGGTCACCCAAGaatattattcaaagaCTACTTGTATACTTTACACGATTATGGTTACGATGTCGAAATCGAAAGCTATTCTAAATGGAAGAAATCATTGGAGGCGTCTGTTATTGACAggaatgaagaaaatgcgTTGTATCCTTTGCTACACATGGTCTTAGACAACTTACCTGAAAGTACCAAAGCTCCGGAACTAGACGATAGGAACGCCGTGGCATCTTTAAAGAAAGACACCGCATGGACAGGTGTTGATTGGTCTAATGGAATAGGTGTTACTCCAGAAGAGGTTGGTATATATATTGCATTTTTAAACAAGGTTGGATTTTTACCTCCACCAACTCATAATGACAAACTTCCACTGCCAAGTATAGAACTAACTCAAGCGCAAATAAGTCTAGTTGCTTCAGGTGCTGGTGCTCGTGGAAGCTCCGCAGCAGCTTAA